In one Cottoperca gobio chromosome 12, fCotGob3.1, whole genome shotgun sequence genomic region, the following are encoded:
- the st8sia3 gene encoding alpha-N-acetylneuraminate alpha-2,8-sialyltransferase ST8SIA3 isoform X3: MRCAWVLTVSLSWPVTDPLVRGGCCPQRDRMVRIASALGLVMFSVALLILSLISYVSIKKDFLLSTPRYGPNGGSRMSMFHAGFRERPPRKPVLSSQLALKYLDPAFTPLTNALSEDLQNSSKWTYNRSAFIQLKKEISQYIDIPHNFSLTTNSVRIGQLMHYDYSSHKYVFSIGENFRSLLPEVSPILNKQYNVCAVVGNSGILTGSHCGAQIEKFDYVFRCNFAPTEIFKKDVGRRTNMTTFNPSILEKYYNNLLTVQDRNNFFLSLKKLDDAILWIPAFFFHTSATVTRTLVDFFVEHRGQLKVKLAWPGNIMQYINSYWKTKHLSPKRLSTGILMYTLASSMCDQIHLYGFWPFGWDPNTGKELPYHYYDKKGTKFTTKWQESHQLPAEFKLLYKMHLEGLLKLSLSHCA, encoded by the exons ATGCGGTGCGCCTGGGTGCTTACTGTCTCCTTGTCCTGGCCGGTCACTGATCCTCTGGTCCGGGGGGGCTGCTgtccacagagagacaggatggTGCGGATCGCCAGCGCGCTGGGGCTCGTGATGTTCAGCGTGGCGCTGCTCATCCTGTCGCTCATCAGCTACGTGTCCATCAAGAAAGACTTTCTGCTCAGCACCCCCAGATACGGACCGAATGGAGGATCCAGGATGTCTATGTTCCATGCGGGGTTTCG CGAGAGGCCGCCTCGTAAACCTGTCCTGAG CTCCCAGCTGGCGTTGAAGTATCTGGATCCAGCTTTCACTCCTCTGACCAACGCTCTCAGCGAGGACCTGCAGAACTCTTCTAAATGGACCTACAACAGATCTGCTTTCATACAGCTGAA aaAGGAGATATCTCAATACATTGACATCCCCCACAACTTCTCACTGACAACAAACTCAGTCCGGATCGGACAACTGATGCACTACGACTACTCCAGCCACAAGTACGTCTTCTCCATCGGTGAGAACTTCCGCTCGCTCCTTCCTGAGGTCTCGCCGATCCTCAACAAGCAATACAATGTCTGTGCCGTGGTCGGCAACAGCGGCATCCTAACCGGCTCGCACTGTGGTGCCCAGATTGAGAAGTTTGACTATGTGTTCCGCTGCAACTTTGCACCGACCGAGATCTTTAAGAAGGACGTTGGGCGGCGGACCAACATGACGACCTTTAACCCCAGTATCCTGGAGAAATACTACAACAATCTATTGACTGTGCAGGACAGGAACAACTTCTTCCTGAGCCTGAAGAAGCTTGATGACGCAATCCTGTGGATCCCGGCGTTTTTCTTCCACACGTCAGCCACAGTGACAAGGACGCTGGTTGATTTCTTCGTGGAACATCGAGGTCAGCTTAAGGTGAAGTTGGCCTGGCCTGGAAACATCATGCAGTATATCAACAG TTACTGGAAAACCAAGCATCTGTCGCCAAAGCGCCTGAGTACCGGCATTCTAATGTACACGCTGGCCTCCTCCATGTGCGACCAGATCCACCTGTACGGCTTCTGGCCCTTCGGCTGGGACCCCAACACGGGAAAGGAGCTGCCGTACCACTACTACGACAAGAAGGGCaccaagttcaccaccaaatggCAGGAGTCCCATCAGCTGCCCGCAGAGTTCAAACTCCTCTAC